Genomic segment of Hydra vulgaris chromosome 11, alternate assembly HydraT2T_AEP:
CAAAAGTTCTGCGAGCCAGGTCACTCCAGCATTCAAGAATGTGATAACATTCATAGTCAAATTGAAAAATCTCTCTCTGTTGCAGAAATATTAAGTCCGCTTGGACTAGaaagagctattaaaaatgtaaaccgtAAAAAACCATTCTCTGTTTACCAAATGCAATTAAAAGATGTGAACAATTTTTCAGTTGTTGCTGGTTTTTCAAGTTATAAGTTAGTGCCTTATACAAgagttaaaaatcttgtttatcgAAACGGACTGCcataccatgttttttttaaaacctcattTTCAGACAATTATTCACAAGCTCgtattaataaatttgtcaAGCGAGCAGCATCAAGCATTATTACCAAACCATTAAAGACAGATATACCAATGGCAGCTTGCTTACGTGCTCCTTATCAGTCTTTATCTGCTGAAAAAGCCAATGATATCACTTCCATGTATTCATACATGCCTGCTGTTGATATTGCATTTTACAAAGCATTAATAAAGTGATTTTATATATGACTTTCTctgttatttatttagtattgatatataaaacatatagttattattattatttagaaatcttgataaaattccttatttagcttattatttataatagtttttaacaaatacttaaaCTCTTGTAATAGAATCACAGGTAtacgaaaaataaaatcaagttcatcttgcatgttgtttttaattagattaGTTTAATTGTTGTGTTAATATTTGTAAGACTTAAATAAttgatagaaaattttaaaaaagctatttctttgataaatattttttatcccTTTCCTATACGCTATATATTaccctttttttattatgtagcGAAGTGTTCTGTTTTAAATTAGATGTCTTAGTCTTGTTCAGAGCCGGCGCGAACAGGTATCAAACAAACTTGTAAGAACAGTCCAATAGCTAGTGGGTCGGAGCCCCtcccaaaataaattttaaaaaattccgtTTTTAGGTATTAcgaaaaaaaattccttttactttaaaaagagTTCCCATAGATTCGCCGGGTCCCAACAAACCCTAATTTAGGGGCGTGGGGGTGCAACAGCACTGCGTAAGAAGAATGACTACCTAGAACAAAATTTTATCGATTTTCAACATgtctttgttaaaaaatatagttaatatatttaatatataagatgtaacaaaataatatttttgcattttgcaaaataccaaagttattttgttctatctccaaaaGTGGGTGGGAAAATATGGGCGTTAGcgaaatttttataagttttttttatttaaaaataaacaacggAACAATCATAAATctaaagaaaatctttaattCCCAAATAGTTTTTTCAACTTAGCAGCAAACAAACTCAAACTTTGACATCGATTTTctcagtttgcaaaaacatggacttagaacaagataattctaacgtcgcgatttatcaagttttactgttttacttttacttgaaaattgcattgcggcaaaacctccttaattttgatttatagcatttaaataaagtctattttttattaaatggtgTTAAAAATTGGCTGTTTAATGCGCCATAGTGATCGAAGTAGTTAGTTCGCTGAACTTCTGAAGTACAACGCAACGGTTCAAATCCTATTgatagtataataattttttctaaaactcttttaaaatttccaaaataaaaaaattaaactttattaaagttttattactgTTATATAAGTAACACAAATAAAGATATCATCTactatatgaataaaaatataaataacatatataaagatagCATCTACTATATGAATATAAAGGGAGAGAGTCTTTAATGAgcctaaaatttaaataaacatcaaaacagcTGTAGAAATAATTTGCGCATATGTCAGAATGAATGGAAATGGAGACAGAGCTGAACTTATTAGTGTGCTTAGGTAAATAGTTaaggtagattagggtaatatgagcaccttatGCGAAAATTggaataatttcaaaaacaattaagcTGGATCAAAAATTTTTGcgaataaacaatatttagggATCCCTACTCATGATCCGTTTAGATATTTAGGCACCcgaaatttttcttaaaaacccagaggttttaaaaaagcagcaaaaatgCTCACATTACCCAGACtacttggtaatatgagcacttttaattagctcaaaaaaacacattaattttgtaaaaaaaatgccaaCCTGACAATTAGGACAAATTTTTCGATTATTATGATTcgtttttaacaaaacttatcattaaaagatcaaattttaagccactttttgttgaaacaatactaGTATGTTCTccgcaagaaaaaaaaaagaattagtttgttattttttcaatttataaactgaaacttttgaacgataaaaattcaattttattaaatttaaattacagaaaggtatttattcaattttattgaatttaaattatagaaaactatttgtttatataatagtattggtaaaatataaaaaaattttactatattttgtatttattcaaaaaaccaattaaaaccACTGCTTTTTCAGGATTTTAAACTAAGTAACTTAAATGAAAGTCACAAAGGTATGGAGTTTGCTCAATGTCTGGAAATTAGCTATTTCAAACACCAAGAAAAAGTGGACCCGTCTCTGCAGGTGCACGAATCATGCTATTATCATCTGACCGTGAAAGATATTTTCTATAAGAAAAGTAGGAAACTAGAATTGcgtgaaaaaatatgtaagaatGAAATCAATGTTGAATTTTCAGAATCAGAATcagaatataatttaaaagagtttGAAAACGATGTACTATACACTGAAATTACGAACAAGAtctctaaattattatttagccATATTACGAACAGCccataaaagaaagtttaaaaattggaagtttttataaattaaatattcgAAACTGCGgtcatttgaaataaaaatattatcatgtGTCACAGCTGTCATGTTTTGCgattgttctttaaaaactatcgaataacaatatttgtttttgctAGCGCTatcttttcatttaaacaatacGTTAAACATCAATCTACGCATTTGTACTTGCTTATTTCaagtttctaataaaagttttgcaataaaaaaatattaaagttttcgTTTCTAAAGGCACCGCTTGTATCCATCAATAAAAAGCTCGAGTTTTTTCAATGAATAATCAAAAGCAAAAACCAGACAAGAAAGTTATTATTCTTGGAAACATAGGTGTTGGTAAATCATGTCTTATTAATCGTTATATGAATgaaactttttctgaaaataatacGGGAACTATTGGAAGCtgctactttttaaaacaatggggcaaaaaaaatattgctgtaTGGGACACTGGAGGACAAGAAATGTATAAtgctttaacaaatttttattgtcGTTATGCCCATGCCGTAATACTTTGCTACTTTTTGAATGATCGTTCAAGTTTTGAAGCCATTGACACAAAACTTGTGCCATTGCTTTCTTCAGTGTCAGAAAATTGTTTGATAGTTTTAGCTGGAACAAAACTTGACTTATTAAATACGTCTACTGTTAATAATTCGAACCAAAGAGCTGTTTTACCTGAGGAAGCTAGAGCAAAATCACTTGAGTTAACACAAAGGTTTAATTCTCCTGTTCATCCAAAAGGAAAACTGCCTGTTTTTGAAACAAGTgcaaaagaaaatattcaagTTCACGAATTATTTGAGTTTGTGTTTGACATTTTAGTACATGAAACATGTTCCCAATTAGAACCTGATACTCCAAATAAAACAGTTACTTTAGAAGTCTCTcattcaaacaaatttaaaagaaaatttgaaaggAAATGCTGTTAAATGTTTGAAccaatatattgatatataataaactgcaaactaaaaatataatactttacattttttatatacaaaagaaTGATCAACTATTGCAAATGGATTGTCTTTTCAACTTTCTATTAACTCTTGTGTGCACAACCGGGTACACGGGTACCCACTACAgcacattttttaatgtaaataagtttgtagataatattttactttaggcATTTAGATATGCATTATATGGCTCAAATTTAACATAGTTGTGCATAAAAAATAccagaaacaaaaaaatctcttaaaataattaagtttgaaGTGAACATGCTTTGTAGACGCAACCGGGTACCCTGGTAACCGCAATAAGAAATCTCAAGATTGGTTGAACTTAAAAATTCAGCTATCAATTTGCtacatttttctaaataaaatataaagtttataaaaaaagttaacaaaaaaacactcATAAATtacattcaaaacatttaacaaaaccAAATGAATGTTCGTCACACACAGGATTATTGCATTGAGAGCAActctttcttgtttttcttcTCTTCTTTGTTGGCTGTTGGTAACAAATATGGCAAGaaccagtaattttttttcttccagatGAATCTCTTTCAACTGATGGAATTAAAACTTGATACGCTAAAACACTTTGCTGTCCAATCACACTTTCAATAGCAATCTTAGTATTGTAATGTCTTCTTACCTGCAAGTTTTGATACCGAGTGTTATCATTGGTTTAGCAAGCTCTTCACTTAATTGGCGCATAAACAACGTTCGCtgattggttttttttttaatcatcttataatttttataataaatcaaataCGATGCAAGTGTACTgatgtttaaaatgttaaaaaacattacCAGTGGCCATCTCAAAGTGCGACGTTGTGTAATGTATCTACTTATCATTTGGTCCATGGTATCAACTCCTGTTTTGCATTTgttataataagtaataatgtgtggcttttttttttagatcctCATTTACAGCAATATCAGAGTGCATTGTTGATAAAagaattactgattttttttttttggtgcgTAAGAGCACATTGTCATGTTTTCATGGAAGGCAAATATAGATGAGTATAATTCTCTTGATTTATTTGGAACCATTATCGGTGGAATGTAtggtttgtttttctttaatgtgCCAACTATAGTCAAGTTCCATGTGAGCAATTGTTGAGCAAGAgataaactagtaaaaaaatgtttctccCACTGCCTTTGTACGCAACTGCGAGTTCTTTAACAACTCTTTCACCTTGGTTTTTTTCTCGTATATGACCAGTTTTCCCAGTGTAAATGATACCATTAAGAGGAAAAGCATTTTCAGCATCACAAACCCACCATATTTTAATGCCATATTTGGCTGGTTTTGAGGGAATGAACTGAGTAAACTTTGTACGACCACGAAAAGGATAAAGTTGTTCATCTACTGTTAAATATTCTGTTGACTTATAGATTTgcgataaatttttgttaagcattGTCCAGATATCACGAATTGGAGCTGCTTTATCTGTTATTTTGCGTTGCTTGCGAGTATTGGCATCGTCAAATCTAATAAAACGCATAATTTTTCGAAACCTATTGATTCCCATTGTTGCTTGATATAGTGGGTATGAGCTAGAATGCCACATATCACTAACGTGGTCAGCATTAGAGTTGTTTACaccaaaacaaatcaaaatagtcataaaagaatatatttccTGAACTGTAACTGGCTTCCATTCTCTTTTAGAATCTGAATTAAGATTGAGTGATGAGTATACCGagaatgcttttttatttgtatgtcgAGTAACAATATTTGCCATTTCcacagtaaatatttttaaaaaaatgtcactaATCGAGAGTGTTTCGGTGCTCTTACTAGGACCACTTCGCTAACGCACTATGTTTCGGAATGGGGTTTTATTTTGTTGAGAAGGGATTTTATTCTATACAATTCCTTTAGCTATGTAAGTACTCTGTGATTctgctaaaattaaaaagaaacatttatttcataaacataaaattaaaaaaataatgactttttgtATATCACTTTTATTAACTACCTTCTTGTGCTTCAACtgcttttttatcatttctctCATTGTCACTATTTTCACCTTGGGATGCTTCTATTTCTTCTTCATTTTCTTTGTCTAAaaataatgagtttaaaaagtaaaaaatggaaatatttataCTAGTTAATTCAGTGATTAAGATTTGCAAAATGCAGTAAGTTAAGCATCTTCTTctgcagatatatatatatatatatatatatatatatatatatatatatatatatatatatatatatatatatatatatatatatatatatatatatatatatatatatatatatatatatatatatatatatatatatatatatatatatatatatatataacttggtctgactttattaaaactaacctgaaatataaacattatcatcattatcagaAACCTCATGCTCTAACATATTATTAGGCACCCAATCACAATCCTCGCCATCAGAGTTATTGCTAGAAATATCACTGTTGGATCCTATCAATGCAACCAAATAGGCCTCCTTTTCTACATCACATaatctgaaataaaattatagtattattattcAACATTGTgattcttcaataaaataatacactagaattaaatttattttgcttttaaaattctgCTATTGATAATTTCTCCATAACTCAGTTGTTAATTTTCTATTGTtatctaaatattatattattccAGCACTATAACTtgaataataattgaaaaactattttaaataaaacaatatataacaataaacattaaaaacataatttaaattatagtttgcatagaatttacattttaaagtctgaaaaaaaaagttgggtACCCTGGTACCTTGGTTGTCTAACAATGTTAGTAAATTTGGTTGTGTATACAAGGGTTACAAGATATGTCGTTTTTcctcaattaaataaaaaaactactttaaaatgtaaatttgtaACAAGAAAcataactattaaattaaatggGAATAATTTTGCTTGTTTgatccttaaattttttttttttaaagcaaatcttaaatcttttaaagcaaatagtttatgaacaaaaacaaacatttcCGACTGCCGTAACTTGTGGGGTTCCCCAGGGCTCTATTTTAGGACCACTGTTGTTCCTAGtgtatattaatgatttaaatttagcaaCAGACCCAttaaattgtattctttttgCAGATGACTCCAATCTTTTTTACTCCCACAGTGATATTAATACACTATTTGAAACAACAAACGAACAATTATTGAAAGTTAATGAGTGGTtcaaaagtaataaactttctCTAAATGTggataaaatcaaatttattttgttccacaaagttaataaatcaaaaattattccCATCAAATTGCctaatctaataataaataacacaaaCATTAAAAGAGAAAACTCAGTAAACTTTCTAGGCGTAATCTTAGACGAACATTTACTTTGGagtttacatataaaaagtattgaaaataaaatatcaaaaaatttagcaatGATATATAGGGCTAAACCATTTTTAAGCAGTAGTTCtttgaaaagtttatatttctcttttattcattgttatTTAACTTACTGCAATattgcatgggcaagtacaaaccatacaaaattaaaaaaattgtactgtAAACAAAAACACGCGTGCAGAATAATTTTTGGAGCTAATAGAACACTACCTTGTGAGCCTCTTCTGCGTATACTCGGagcattaaatatatataaaatcaacttacaccaagttttaatgttcatgtataaaacaaatttaggattatctcctaaaatatttcaatcctattttgacaaaatagttcataaatatccaacaaaattttcaagtaaCAACTTTGTTGTcccaaaatataattcaaaactaaCTTCATATTCAGTTCTTTATCGTGGACCCTACTTGTGGAAAATGTTTCCCAAAATtgtaaatacacataaaactagTATAGAgcagtttaaaaatgaatcaaaacaaGCATTCTTACTTATGGATTTTAATATAtccgattttaaatgttttttttaattaaaactcagatacataaaataattaatacaaaattatgtCACTGAgtgtatcaacatttttttttttttttttattgtcttaaTTATGGTATTACCTCTATGACGTTTGCTGATTTATTTACGTTATTTCTATGAAGTtgactaatttatttttgttatttctatggtgtatattaatttatttactttttatttttaaatcttactttaaatttttaattcttaaataaatgataatatcttatttattttttcttattctgaaAAAATGATCTTACTCTTTCCTTAAAGTTTtattctttaagtttttctttaaatgataAGGAATTGTtatctattttacttttttactttttttttttttttataaatggtttgttaactatagatatttaaatattacggTTTTTGTAAATACGTGAGAAtagggctcggtgataaggctaaattagtcttcttcttgccctgccaatatttatttttatttatgtgctTCGAAAATGTATGTATTATttaacggcaaaaaaaaaaaaaaaaatctaaatgtaattttgttagTGTCATGGTTTTAACGCGTAACTATTGAAGTTTAGAAGAGCTATTTTTCTGTGCCACCacttatattataatatttaaatattgaatttaatgctGCTGCTCCTGTTCCGTTACTCATTCGTGCATGTTTGCACAGAACTCACGGCAGCCGTTAAACCCAAAATATTGGCGAGAAAAAGGAGCAGcgatttttatataagaaaatgtaaacaaaagtgTATACAAATATCTAATTCATGTAatcttcaaattatgtaaaattaaaacatttatcaagtttaaaattaaaacatttaacattgtaaaattaaaacatttatcaaatagtgttaaaaattaagctttgttaatgttttattgttgttatataagtaatatatatataaagatatcaTCTACTATATGAATAAAAAGGGGGAgagtctttaaaaagtttaaaatctcaataaacatcaaaacagcAGTAAAAATATTATGCGCATATGTCAGAATAGATGGAGATGGTGACAGAACTGAACTTATTAATGTGCTTAGATAAATAgttagggtagattagggtaatatgagcaccttatGCGAAAATTggaataatttcaaaaacaattaagcTGGATCCAATATTTTTGcgaataaacaatatttagggGTCCCTTCTTATGATCCATTTAGATATTTGGGCACCCgaagtttttcttaaaaacccagaggttttaaaaaagctgcAAAAATGCTCACATTACCCAGACCACTTGGTAATGTGAGCACTTttaattagctcaaaaaaacattaattttgtaaaaataatgccAACATGACAATTAGGACTAACTTTCGGAATATTATGAttcgttattaacaaaacttatcattaaaagatcaaattttaagccactttttgttgaaacaatactactatgttttccgcagaaaaaagaaaaaaaaaaattggtttgttatttttttaattttatcaactcAAACCTTTGAGcgataaaaattcaattttattgaatttgaatTACAGAAAGGTATTTAGTGttggtaaaatattaaaaacttttactatattttgtttttattcaaaaagccAATTATAACTACTGCTTTTTCAggactttaaactaagtaaCTTCAATGAAAGTCACTGcgtaatttgagcatgctcatattgCACAAAACTGGCatcttaaaataaagtaaaaactaaatagttctatgcattgtttttcaaacaaaaatggattggatttttagctaacatgtttttatttatgaaaaaattaatttcattattttagaaatgcgAAATGATAGATGAAATGGGAAATGGTTTTATAAATGcgtgatgatattattttagcaacgcaaaaaatttaacagcgttttaattagatgatagcCGTTTATTACTGTATATAGATTTACTGTATACTAtacagtaaatttttttctctatacagtatggagaaaaaaatttgtaagtcGGTACCCGTTATTTTTGTAGAcgtttacaattttacaataaaaatttataaagtattgaaGATTATTCGTTAactcaaaacaaagattttcaaattttttattttttaccacctacaaaaaactattgaaataaaacgactatattaatttttaaaatcttttttaccgATTGTAATTAATCAACACATTTCAGGCgggtattttaaatatattttagaatacCAGCATCGGGTACTAATATTCGAACCGCTGATAAATAGCTGTTCGCGCAACGACTACaaccattaaaactttttaaagagtttaaaagttaattatgttataaattatttttttaaatcaattttaatcatAAAGGTCGACATATAAtattgaagtaatttttttgatttatgcgGTTCATACCTGGTACgcattttatatctttttaaaaatgacgaTAGCCAAAacgattttgaaaatgataaaaaaactagCTGTCCGGGTCATACAATAAACCGTAATCATAAAGTGGGCAACGTTAAATCTGTTCCACAcctatcatttttatatttattttttatatggtctctttatttcaataatttttagtaaactgtagaaaataaatggtttaaaaatctTTGGCGTGACATTTCTCGTGgtgattttgaaatttaaatatatatatatatatatatatatatatatatatatatatatatatatatatatatatatatatatatatatatatatatcgccgCATGCTGATGAAGATGGCAGACAAATCGCCGCATGCTGATAAAGATGGCAGtcgtatttttttgaaaaaagtaagcaaaaagtaaaaagtaaataaaacgaTCACAATGCCTCCAAAGAAGGAAGAAgacaaaaaaactagatgatTTATAAGAGAAGATTAAACAATTAGAAATAAAGCAAAactctaaagaagaaaaaaataaaaatctagaaGAAAGAATAATAAAGCTAGAAGAAGAAAACACTGCTAATAATAACAAtctttgtataataaattataagtcATGGAATGTCATCGCTagcaaaaatagtaaaaagaccCCAGTACAAATACAGgtacagaaaaaagtttagaaccACTTAACAATTTTGCgcaatttcattattttttcaatgtatgAAACTAATATTGAACTTTgatgataaattatttagaagATATGTAATTGGTgcattttgatgataaaaatttagAGAGTgtgcaagttaaaaaaattacgaGATTACAACCAAAGGATATGCCACAAAAGTCCCCAGTTATTTTGGAACTTGTTGATGTGCATGCAATAAATCAAGTGCTAAAAGCAGCTTTTCGAAACAGGGAGAagataacaaatatttactttaatactGAATGACTGAAGCAGAAAGAATTTTAACGAAACAATTAAGgtctgaaattaaaattttaaatggaaattcagacataaaaaatattattatactatttattatactaattgtttatttattatactatttattatactatttattataatgtGTCATTCTcggtcattttattattatcagttCACTTTTTGCACGACATTGGTAAAGcattgattaaatatttttcagtttttttaaagttacttagTTAAGCACAACAATAtgtcagttttaaaagtttttttcttcttctcttGATAAAAGGGCTACCACCCTAAGTAACAGTAGATTACCTCTCGATgtgaatttgttttattaattttattaattgctataccttattaacaaaaatagattttcaaaaattaacttaggtatattataataacatacTGTGAACTACACAAGTGTAAAATACTCTTAAGCGAGTCAGTTAACTTGAATTTGGATTGTGCATACATGCATTAATTGTTGATAGAGTTTGGGGTATTTTACTTTTCTGTGGATTACAACAAAATTGATTgtatttagttttctttatgatttttagttggaacttttgtgttttaaattatatatttaatgtttttaattaagtatttgTTGTACTATAGAGATCTAGAGAGTAGGGTAGATTAGgataatatgagcaccttaagcgaaaattggaatattttaaaaaatgattatgctGGATCcgaaatttttgcaaataaacagtttttagggattatttattttttataggattactatatttttataacagctTACAAGTACAAAACATAAtcaatttgaattataaatttattaaataatattaaataaatctataatatttagctaagttaaattatttatatttgaaactaATTGACGATATTTGATTTAGCTACTGATTGCCGATAGgcataaatatttaagtttcatcacaatatatatatatatatatatatatatatatatatatatatatatatatatatatatatatatatatatatatatatatataaaataatacgataaaaagtatattttaattttccaaGTCCTcatcttttattgttttcataCTTTTACGATAAATTGGTGccatgttttgaaatttatactgtttaactttttttggtttattaagAAGTTTAAAGAGTGCTGAAACTGtaagatttttgtatttatatttatcctTTCGTTTTGTGATATAAAAAGGAGCTTATTTAAAGTCGAACTTTTGTCCTTCttttaggattttatttttccattattttgcaAAATGGGCAGTGAATGATGTATGCAGTTAAATTAAAGATGAGAGAAAAAAAGcagttaataaaatagttgaatTAAGAGGAGCTGGGAATGGTGCACTTcaatttaaagatctttttgGCTTTAAATGACTCTTGCCATCATCTTGGAAGCAACCTGTTTGTCTAAACTTATAGACTGGAAGGATAATACTGAACCACCTTTATCATGTAATTTATCAACTAaagcagttaaaaaatttattaacactccaatgaaaataacaaaGTGGCCCTCTCGTACACACCCTGTTTAAAGATGTGTAAAAATTACATCTGAAAGTGCTTGTCATGTCTTTGGTCACGCTGAaagaaatagttaaatataattagCTCATTTTAGTATGGTATAAGAAGtagtaaaatagtaaaactaaacaaaaagatatagatataaaacaatttgaGTATAAAGTgaccaaaaataataataacatccAAATATTTGAACAAACTGTGAccaatattcaaatttttaatactaaaataaatgataatgcAAAAGAGCCAGTAATAAGTTCTGCATACAACTCAAATAGGTTGAAATGTTTATATACCAATGCCAcatcatttgaaaaaagtaagCTACATGAAGTTATGATTGAAATTGAATCAAGTTTTACAGAAACATGGTGGAATGATACTTCAGCAACAATCATACCTGGGTATAACCTTTATCGTAGAGACCGCAGGAATACTAGAGGTGGTGGAGtctgtatttatataaatgaccaAATTGATTCTTTTGAAGTCAATAAGGAAGTCTACatcaataaaaatgttgagCAGATATGACGTACAATTAAAATAAGCAATGAATGCATA
This window contains:
- the LOC136087608 gene encoding ras-related protein Rab-20-like yields the protein MNNQKQKPDKKVIILGNIGVGKSCLINRYMNETFSENNTGTIGSCYFLKQWGKKNIAVWDTGGQEMYNALTNFYCRYAHAVILCYFLNDRSSFEAIDTKLVPLLSSVSENCLIVLAGTKLDLLNTSTVNNSNQRAVLPEEARAKSLELTQRFNSPVHPKGKLPVFETSAKENIQVHELFEFVFDILVHETCSQLEPDTPNKTVTLEVSHSNKFKRKFERKCC